One genomic region from Geotrypetes seraphini chromosome 13, aGeoSer1.1, whole genome shotgun sequence encodes:
- the CD53 gene encoding leukocyte surface antigen CD53 isoform X2 yields the protein MATFQEYGDYSGFKLNLDKSLALATSSVLRDSWPGPFPLQWASSSFRYLGILLTPRTSVLYRVNIDSLFCSSAECFARWSPLPLSLLGRIHLFNMVLFPKWLYTLQLLPLWLLKRDITKLHSMLSRFCWGGRRPRVALHYLFGAWGGGGLGLPHFRLYNAACLMRFLGEWLSDRQDFIPKFYEKEFFAPWHILSLVHTPHSALPAPLRGSLLLHSLRVIWSYVLDSWNGTPSITRYLPIQGNLQFSPGMETASFRKLASRDFTLLTHVLQADGSLLSWDALVRSGVFSVGDFLAFRQLHHYVRSLPRTALAFLIEDRFAALLDPYLEDGFTVSGLYKDFHRLLGPTDRAVLHARWCQDLGIARDALDLPSLIARIPGVSVNADLRECQFRVLHRGYFMKSQLYYSGYKDSPLCPKCLQQPHSFIHAFWSCVKINRFWRQVLSYVESILGTALPFSAAGLLLDKYEAFRLSDSGQRQFMRRVGVLGKKETHQLQRSCTRKPELTKKGSALDLTIIWKGLTQVPGEISTDPS from the exons atggccacttttcaagAATATGGAGACTATTCTGGTTTTAAGCTTAACCTTGATAAATCTCTGGCGTTGGCCACATCCTCGGTTTTGCGGGACTCTTGGCCTGGACCCTTTCCTCTTCAATGGGCTTCTTCCTCGTTTCGTTATTTAGGGATTTTGTTGACGCCTCGTACTTCTGTGTTATATCGTGTTAACATTGATTCTTTGTTCTGTTCTtcggctgagtgttttgctcgttggtctcctcttcctctgtcctTGTTGGGCAGGATCCATTTGTTTAAtatggtcctttttccaaaatggctttatactttgcagtTGCTCCCTTTATGGCTCTTGAAACGGGATATTACTAAATTACATTCTATGCTTTCTCGATTTTGTTGGGGGGGACGGCGACCACGGGTGGCGTTGCATTATCTGTTCGGtgcgtggggaggagggggactggGGTTACCACATTTTCGGTTATACAATGCTGCTTGTTTGATGCGTTTTCTGGGGGAGTGGCTTTCGGATCGCCAGGATTTTATTCCAAAATTCTATGAGAAGGAATTTTTTGCACCTTGGCATATTCTGTCCTTGGTGcacacgccccattctgccttgCCGGCGCCACTTCGGGGGAGTTTGTTGTTGCACTCGCTACGCGTTATTTGGTCTTATGTGTTGGACTCCTGGAATGGTACTCCCTCGATtactagatacttacctattcaggggaatCTGCAATTCAGCCCCGGCATggagactgctagttttcgtaaaTTGGCATCCCGGGATTTCACGTTGCTTACCCATGTTCTCCAGGCTGATGGTTCTTTACTGTCCTGGGATGCTCTGGTCCGGTCGGGTGTTTTTTCTGTGGGTGACTTTCTTGCGTTtcggcaacttcatcattatGTTCGATCCCTCCCCCGAACTGCCTTGGCTTTTCTTATTGAGGACAGATTTGCGGCACTGCTGGATCCCTATTTGGAAGATGGGTTTACAGTTTCTGGTCTTTATAAGGACTTCCATCGATTATTGGGTCCGACTGATCGTGCTGTCCTACACGCCCGTTGGTGCCAGGATCTGGGGATAGCACGGGATGCTTTAGATCTCCCTTCCTTGATTGCAAGAATCCCGGGAGTCTCTGTTAATGCAGATCTACGGGAGTGTCAGTTTAGGGTACTTCATCGGGGCTATTTCATgaaaagtcagttatattattCAGGTTACAAGGATTCTCCTTTATGCCCTAAGTGTCTCCAGCAACCCCATTCGTTTATCCATGCCTTTTGGTCCTGTGTGAAAATCAACCGTTTTTGGCGGCAGGTTTTATCTTATGTGGAGAGCATTTTGGGCACTGCATTACCTTTCTCTGCAGCTGGTCTCTTGCTGGATAAGTATGAGGCCTTCCGTTTAtctgattcgggtcagcggcagtttatgagacgggtgggtGTCTTGGGGAAGAAG GAAACACACCAGCTACAGAGAAGCTGCACCAGAAAACCAGAACTTACTAAGAAGGGCTCAGCACTAGATCTCACAATCATCTGGAAGGGTTTAACTCAAGTCCCAGGAGAAATATCCACAGATCCAAG CTGA
- the CD53 gene encoding leukocyte surface antigen CD53 isoform X1, producing MATFQEYGDYSGFKLNLDKSLALATSSVLRDSWPGPFPLQWASSSFRYLGILLTPRTSVLYRVNIDSLFCSSAECFARWSPLPLSLLGRIHLFNMVLFPKWLYTLQLLPLWLLKRDITKLHSMLSRFCWGGRRPRVALHYLFGAWGGGGLGLPHFRLYNAACLMRFLGEWLSDRQDFIPKFYEKEFFAPWHILSLVHTPHSALPAPLRGSLLLHSLRVIWSYVLDSWNGTPSITRYLPIQGNLQFSPGMETASFRKLASRDFTLLTHVLQADGSLLSWDALVRSGVFSVGDFLAFRQLHHYVRSLPRTALAFLIEDRFAALLDPYLEDGFTVSGLYKDFHRLLGPTDRAVLHARWCQDLGIARDALDLPSLIARIPGVSVNADLRECQFRVLHRGYFMKSQLYYSGYKDSPLCPKCLQQPHSFIHAFWSCVKINRFWRQVLSYVESILGTALPFSAAGLLLDKYEAFRLSDSGQRQFMRRVGVLGKKVILSVWIGETLPSFWDWRNRLHALLLLERKDASYSLRRKRLFLRIWDSYLFSLSPRARSDILNSL from the coding sequence atggccacttttcaagAATATGGAGACTATTCTGGTTTTAAGCTTAACCTTGATAAATCTCTGGCGTTGGCCACATCCTCGGTTTTGCGGGACTCTTGGCCTGGACCCTTTCCTCTTCAATGGGCTTCTTCCTCGTTTCGTTATTTAGGGATTTTGTTGACGCCTCGTACTTCTGTGTTATATCGTGTTAACATTGATTCTTTGTTCTGTTCTtcggctgagtgttttgctcgttggtctcctcttcctctgtcctTGTTGGGCAGGATCCATTTGTTTAAtatggtcctttttccaaaatggctttatactttgcagtTGCTCCCTTTATGGCTCTTGAAACGGGATATTACTAAATTACATTCTATGCTTTCTCGATTTTGTTGGGGGGGACGGCGACCACGGGTGGCGTTGCATTATCTGTTCGGtgcgtggggaggagggggactggGGTTACCACATTTTCGGTTATACAATGCTGCTTGTTTGATGCGTTTTCTGGGGGAGTGGCTTTCGGATCGCCAGGATTTTATTCCAAAATTCTATGAGAAGGAATTTTTTGCACCTTGGCATATTCTGTCCTTGGTGcacacgccccattctgccttgCCGGCGCCACTTCGGGGGAGTTTGTTGTTGCACTCGCTACGCGTTATTTGGTCTTATGTGTTGGACTCCTGGAATGGTACTCCCTCGATtactagatacttacctattcaggggaatCTGCAATTCAGCCCCGGCATggagactgctagttttcgtaaaTTGGCATCCCGGGATTTCACGTTGCTTACCCATGTTCTCCAGGCTGATGGTTCTTTACTGTCCTGGGATGCTCTGGTCCGGTCGGGTGTTTTTTCTGTGGGTGACTTTCTTGCGTTtcggcaacttcatcattatGTTCGATCCCTCCCCCGAACTGCCTTGGCTTTTCTTATTGAGGACAGATTTGCGGCACTGCTGGATCCCTATTTGGAAGATGGGTTTACAGTTTCTGGTCTTTATAAGGACTTCCATCGATTATTGGGTCCGACTGATCGTGCTGTCCTACACGCCCGTTGGTGCCAGGATCTGGGGATAGCACGGGATGCTTTAGATCTCCCTTCCTTGATTGCAAGAATCCCGGGAGTCTCTGTTAATGCAGATCTACGGGAGTGTCAGTTTAGGGTACTTCATCGGGGCTATTTCATgaaaagtcagttatattattCAGGTTACAAGGATTCTCCTTTATGCCCTAAGTGTCTCCAGCAACCCCATTCGTTTATCCATGCCTTTTGGTCCTGTGTGAAAATCAACCGTTTTTGGCGGCAGGTTTTATCTTATGTGGAGAGCATTTTGGGCACTGCATTACCTTTCTCTGCAGCTGGTCTCTTGCTGGATAAGTATGAGGCCTTCCGTTTAtctgattcgggtcagcggcagtttatgagacgggtgggtGTCTTGGGGAAGAAGGTAATTCTATCTGTTTGGATTGGAGAAACTTTACCATCCTTTTGGGActggaggaatcgtttgcatgctctgctgctgctggagcgtAAAGATGCGTCTTATAGCTTACGACGAAAGCGACTCTTTCTTCGGATCTGggattcttaccttttttcattaTCACCACGGGCTAGAAGTGACATTCTAAATTCCTTGTGA